A DNA window from Canis lupus familiaris isolate Mischka breed German Shepherd chromosome 10, alternate assembly UU_Cfam_GSD_1.0, whole genome shotgun sequence contains the following coding sequences:
- the ZBED4 gene encoding zinc finger BED domain-containing protein 4: protein MENNQETRPRRDGEFVSDKINFKIEEEDDVQIPNPSLEGVEFKAEPDGNRAEGGGGRAEARGPPGKCPAADQEEEYGSLFSQYSSTLYDVAMEAVTQSLLSGRAVSSRKKSPAWKHFFISPRDSTKAICTYCMKEFSRGKNEKDLSTSCLMRHVRRAHPTVLVQENGSVPGLPSLSPPPLRLPPQPTDPGDLGAVLSPVSLAPKLALKAPSPDDMMEESTSAVSLEETPSDAPASDKYGREEAPGGPPPMPPLPCEDSAENGAERNPPPPKSTSGSRRRSAVWKHFYLSPLDNSKAVCIHCMNEFSRGKNGKDLGTSCLIRHMWRAHRSIVLQENGGSGLPPPYAAPPTLLPALPPPDGDPSSVSSSPGKLVQESPSASSSPDRLTEDLQVHLHAGDTLMEDASALSSDDVGEASLASSPEKPQAGGMSPSLLECGAVFQQNKKVMKRLKSEVWQHFSLAPMDSLKAVCRHCACIISRGKRGDVGTSCLMRHLYRRHPDVVSNQKGSLGAGLANSPYATLASAESSSSKLTDLPSMVTKNNQVLFPVNSKKTSKLWNHFSICSADPTKVVCLHCGRTISRGKKPTNLGTSCLLRHLQRFHGSVLKPDVPRAARASSPSLRGPLSTQLSGASSFDDTNEKFYDSHPVAKKITSLIAEMIALDLQPYSFVDNVGFNRLLEYLKPQYSLPSPSYFSRTAIPGMYDNVKQIVLSHLKEAESGVIHFTSGIWMSNQTREYLTLTAHWVTFASSARPYCEDHHCSALLDVSQVDCDYSGNSIRKQLECWWEAWVTSTGLQIGITVTDNPSIGKTLSEGERASVQCFSHTVNLVVSEAIKSQRMVQNLLSIARKICERVHRSPKAKEKLAELQKEYELPQHHLIQDVPSKWNTSFHMLERLIEQKRAINEMSIECNFRELISCDQWEVMQSVCHALKPFDAASREMSTHVSTLSQVIPMIHILNRKIEMLFEETMGIDTMLKSLKEAMVSRLAATLHDPRYIFATLLDPRYKASLFSEEEAEQYKQDLIRELEVLNSTSEDTPVSNGCDPGSPSKDAVGEENLWSLMAKMTKKGPREKTKVPEDMVLAYLEEEVLEHSCDPLTYWNLKKSAWPGLSTLAVRFLGCPPSIVPSERLFSTPTENGGFGQSRLTMEHFEKLIFLKVNLPLIYFQY from the coding sequence ATGGAGAACAACCAGGAGACGCGTCCCAGAAGGGATGGTGAATTTGtttctgataaaataaattttaaaatagaagaggaagatgaTGTTCAAATCCCTAATCCCAGTTTGGAAGGAGTGGAGTTTAAAGCGGAGCCGGACGGGAACCGGGCCGAGGGTGGCGGGGGCCGGGCGGAGGCCAGGGGGCCGCCCGGGAAGTGCCCCGCTGCCGACCAGGAGGAGGAGTACGGCTCCCTGTTCTCCCAGTACAGCAGCACGCTGTACGACGTAGCCATGGAGGCCGTGACGCAGAGCCTCCTCTCGGGCCGGGCTGTGAGCTCCAGGAAGAAGTCTCCGGCCTGGAAGCATTTCTTCATCTCCCCACGGGACAGCACCAAGGCCATCTGCACCTACTGCATGAAGGAGTTCAGCCGAGGGAAGAACGAGAAGGACCTGAGCACCAGCTGCCTCATGAGACACGTGCGGAGGGCTCATCCCACGGTGCTCGTCCAGGAGAACGGCAGTGTGCCGGGCCTGCCCTCCCTGTCACCCCCTCCTCTGCGGCTGCCGCCGCAGCCCACCGACCCCGGGGACCTGGGCGCCGTGCTCTCGCCCGTCAGCCTCGCCCCGAAACTGGCATTAAAGGCCCCGTCCCCCGATGACATGATGGAGGAGTCCACGTCTGCGGTCTCCTTGGAAGAAACCCCCTCTGACGCGCCCGCCTCTGACAAGTACGGTAGGGAGGAGGCCCCGGGGGGCCCGCCCCCcatgccccccctcccctgcgAGGACAGCGCGGAGAACGGGGCGGAGAGGAATCCCCCGCCTCCCAAGAGCACTTCGGGCTCCAGGAGGCGGTCGGCTGTGTGGAAGCACTTCTACCTGTCGCCCCTGGACAACTCCAAGGCCGTGTGCATCCACTGCATGAACGAGTTCAGCAGGGGCAAGAACGGCAAGGACCTGGGCACCAGCTGCCTGATTAGGCACATGTGGCGGGCACACCGCTCCATCGTGCTGCAGGAGAACGGGGGCTCGGGACTCCCGCCGCCTTACGCAgcgccccccaccctgctgcccgCCCTGCCGCCGCCCGACGGGGACCCGAGCTCCGTGTCGTCCTCTCCTGGAAAGCTGGTCCAGGAGTCCCCTTCTGCGTCCTCCTCCCCTGACCGGCTGACGGAGGACCTGCAGGTGCACCTGCACGCCGGGGACACGCTGATGGAAGACGCGTCGGCGCTGTCCTCTGACGACGTGGGCGAGGCCTCGCTGGCGTCCTCCCCCGAGAAGCCGCAGGCTGGCGGGATGAGCCCCAGCCTGCTGGAATGCGGTGCCGTGTTCCAGCAGAATAAGAAGGTCATGAAGAGGCTGAAGTCGGAGGTTTGGCAGCATTTTTCACTGGCGCCCATGGACAGCCTCAAGGCGGTGTGCAGACACTGCGCTTGCATCATCAGCCGGGGCAAGAGGGGCGACGTGGGTACCAGCTGTTTGATGCGGCACCTCTACCGACGCCACCCAGACGTCGTGAGCAACCAGAAGGGCTCTCTGGGTGCTGGGTTGGCAAATTCTCCGTACGCCACCTTGGCTTCTGCAGAAAGTTCCTCCTCCAAGTTGACTGACTTGCCATCTATGGTTACGAAAAACAATCAGGTTCTATTTCCCGTTAACAGCAAGAAGACCTCCAAGCTGTGGAATCACTTCTCCATCTGCTCCGCGGACCCCACCAAGGTGGTGTGCTTGCACTGCGGCCGCACCATCAGCCGGGGGAAGAAGCCCACCAACCTGGGCACCAGCTGCCTGCTGCGCCATCTGCAGCGCTTCCACGGCAGTGTGCTCAAGCCTGACGTGCCCAGGGCGGCGCGGGCCTCCTCGCCCAGCCTCCGCGGGCCCCTGAGCACACAGCTGTCAGGAGCTTCCTCCTTTGACGACACCAACGAGAAGTTCTATGATTCTCATCCAGTTGCCAAAAAAATCACAAGTCTCATAGCTGAAATGATTGCACTTGACCTCCAGCCATATTCTTTTGTAGACAATGTTGGCTTTAACCGGCTGCTCGAATACTTGAAACCTCAGTACTCTTTGCCCTCACCTTCTTACTTCTCCAGGACAGCCATCCCAGGCATGTACGATAATGTGAAACAGATCGTCCTGTCACACCTTAAGGAAGCGGAGAGCGGTGTGATCCATTTCACGTCCGGAATATGGATGAGTAACCAGACCCGCGAGTACCTGACGCTCACCGCCCACTGGGTCACCTTCGCGTCGTCGGCCCGGCCGTACTGTGAGGACCACCACTGCTCAGCCCTGCTGGACGTGTCTCAGGTGGACTGTGACTACAGTGGCAACAGCATCCGGAAGCAGCTGGAGTGCTGGTGGGAGGCCTGGGTGACGTCCACTGGCCTTCAGATTGGGATCACAGTCACCGACAACCCGAGCATCGGGAAGACGCTGAGCGAGGGGGAGCGCGCCAGCGTGCAGTGCTTCAGCCACACTGTCAACCTGGTCGTCAGCGAGGCCATCAAGAGCCAACGGATGGTCCAGAACCTCCTCAGCATCGCACGGAAAATATGCGAGCGGGTCCACCGGTCACCGAAAGCGAAAGAGAAGCTGGCCGAGCTGCAGAAGGAGTACGAGCTGCCCCAGCACCACCTCATTCAAGACGTCCCATCCAAGTGGAACACGTCATTTCACATGCTTGAGCGACTCATAGAACAGAAACGGGCGATTAACGAGATGTCCATCGAGTGCAACTTCAGAGAGCTGATCAGCTGTGACCAGTGGGAGGTCATGCAGTCCGTGTGCCACGCGCTGAAGCCCTTTGATGCCGCGAGTCGGGAGATGAGCACCCACGTGTCCACGCTCAGCCAGGTTATCCCCATGATCCACATCCTCAACAGGAAAATCGAGATGCTCTTTGAGGAGACGATGGGCATCGACACCATGCTGAAGTCCTTGAAGGAAGCCATGGTGAGCCGGCTGGCTGCCACCCTCCACGACCCGAGGTACATCTTTGCCACGTTGCTGGACCCTCGCTACAAGGCCTCCCTCTTCTCGGAAGAGGAGGCGGAGCAGTACAAGCAGGATCTAATCAGGGAACTGGAAGTGCTCAATTCTACCTCAGAGGACACACCTGTTTCCAACGGGTGTGACCCAGGCTCCCCCTCGAAAGACGCGGTGGGGGAGGAGAACCTGTGGTCACTCATGGCCAAGATGACGAAGAAGGGCCCCAGGGAAAAGACGAAGGTGCCCGAGGACATGGTGCTTGCGTATCTGGAGGAGGAGGTGCTCGAACACAGCTGTGACCCCCTCACCTACTGGAACCTGAAGAAGTCGGCCTGGCCGGGCCTGTCCACCCTGGCCGTCAGGTTCCTGGGCTGCCCCCCCAGTATCGTACCCTCTGAAAGGCTGTTCAGCACACCCACGGAGAACGGTGGCTTCGGCCAGTCCAGGCTCACGAtggaacattttgaaaaactgatCTTCTTGAAAGTGAATCTTCCCTTGATATACTTTCAGTATTGA